The following proteins are co-located in the Hevea brasiliensis isolate MT/VB/25A 57/8 chromosome 11, ASM3005281v1, whole genome shotgun sequence genome:
- the LOC110640319 gene encoding protein TRANSPORT INHIBITOR RESPONSE 1 translates to MDPNSKRKKESPPETSRSSPFPDEVLERILGLLKSNKDRSSVSLVCKDWYNAESWSRTHVFIGNCYSVSPEIVARRFPKIRSVTLKGKPRFSDFNLVPRNWGADIQSWLVVFASKYPFLEELRLKRMTVTDESLEFLALNFPDFKALSLLSCDGFSTDGLAAIATHCKNLTELDIQENGIDDKSGNWLSCFPENFSSLEVLNFANLNSDVNFDALEKLVSRCKSLKVLKVNKNVSLEQLQRLLVCTPQLTEIGTGSFSQELTGCQYTELENTFNHCKSLETLSGLWEATAPYLPVLYPACTNLTFLNLGYAALQSHELANLLRHCPQLRRLWVLDTVEDKGLEAVGSNCPLLEELRVFPADPFDEEIIRGVTEAGFVAVSYGCRRLHYVLYFCRQMTNAAVATIVQNCPNFTHFRLCIMNPGQPDYMTNEPMDEAFGAVVKTCSKLQRLSVSGLLTDLTFVYIGRYAKNLETLSVAFAGSSDWGMQCVLGGCPKLRKLEIRDCPFGNATLLSGLEKYESMRSLWMSSCNVTMNGCRQLAREMPRLNVEVMKEEGSDDIQADKVYVYRSVAGPRRDAPPSVLTLSGL, encoded by the exons ATGGATCCAAATTCGAAGAGGAAGAAGGAATCGCCACCCGAGACAAGTCGGTCATCTCCATTTCCGGACGAGGTACTGGAGCGGATTCTGGGTCTTTTGAAGTCTAACAAGGACCGGAGTTCGGTTTCTCTAGTATGCAAGGATTGGTACAACGCGGAGAGCTGGTCGCGCACTCATGTTTTTATCGGCAACTGCTACTCCGTTTCTCCCGAGATCGTCGCTCGTCGTTTCCCGAAAATCCGGAGCGTTACTCTCAAAGGAAAACCCAGATTCTCGGATTTCAATTTGGTCCCTAGGAATTGGGGTGCCGACATCCAGTCTTGGCTTGTCGTTTTTGCCTCCAAGTACCCATTTCTAGAAGAACTTAGGCTTAAAAGAATGACTGTCACTGACGAGAGCTTGGAGTTTTTGGCTCTCAACTTTCCTGACTTTAAAGCTCTATCGCTTCTGAGCTGTGATGGGTTCAGTACAGATGGGCTAGCAGCCATTGCTACTCATTGCAA GAACTTGACTGAGCTTGACATACAGGAAAATGGCATTGACGATAAGAGTGGCAACTGGTTGAGCTGCTTTCCTGAAAACTTTTCATCATTGGAAGTACTTAACTTTGCCAACCTGAATAGTGATGTCAATTTTGATGCGCTTGAGAAACTAGTTAGCAGGTGCAAATCATTAAAGGTTCTGAAGGTCAACAAAAACGTTTCTTTGGAACAACTGCAAAGGCTGCTTGTTTGCACCCCACAATTAACAGAGATTGGTACAGGCTCTTTTTCACAAGAGCTCACTGGCTGCCAGTACACTGAACTTGAAAATACATTCAACCATTGCAAGAGCTTAGAAACCCTTTCTGGTTTATGGGAAGCGACGGCACCTTATTTACCAGTTCTCTATCCAGCTTGTACGAACTTGACTTTCTTAAATTTAGGCTATGCTGCTTTGCAAAGTCATGAACTTGCTAATCTTCTTCGTCACTGCCCACAACTTCGTCGTCTATGG GTCCTGGACACTGTAGAGGACAAAGGGCTGGAGGCTGTTGGATCAAACTGTCCTTTGCTGGAGGAACTTCGTGTCTTCCCTGCTGATCCCTTTGATGAGGAAATTATCCGTGGGGTGACTGAAGCAGGGTTTGTTGCAGTGTCTTATGGTTGTCGGAGACTTCACTACGTTCTCTATTTTTGCCGGCAGATGACTAATGCTGCAGTAGCAACAATTGTGCAAAACTGCCCAAATTTCACCCACTTCCGTCTCTGCATTATGAATCCAGGGCAACCAGATTACATGACAAATGAACCCATGGATGAGGCTTTCGGTGCAGTTGTGAAGACTTGCTCAAAACTTCAGAGACTTTCAGTTTCAGGCCTCTTGACTGACCTGACATTTGTGTATATTGGGAGGTATGCCAAAAATTTGGAAACTCTTTCAGTAGCTTTTGCTGGCAGCAGTGACTGGGGGATGCAATGTGTGCTGGGAGGTTGTCCAAAGTTGAGGAAACTTGAGATAAGGGATTGCCCATTTGGAAATGCAACACTTCTCTCGGGTTTGGAGAAGTACGAATCTATGAGGTCACTTTGGATGTCATCCTGCAATGTGACAATGAATGGCTGTCGGCAATTAGCAAGGGAGATGCCAAGATTGAATGTGGAGGTAATGAAGGAGGAGGGGAGTGATGACATTCAGGCTGATAAAGTTTATGTTTACCGTTCTGTTGCAGGTCCAAGAAGAGATGCCCCTCCTTCTGTCCTCACTCTTTCAGGTTTATAA
- the LOC110640334 gene encoding dynein light chain 1, cytoplasmic — MLEGKAVIGETDMLQTMQQDALHLAAKALHIFSVSWSNDITCFIKKDFDRLHRPGWQCKVGTDFGSFVTHYHGYFIYFYIGSLAIL; from the exons ATGTTAGAAGGCAAAGCTGTTATTGGTGAGACTGATATGCTTCAAACTATGCAGCAAGATGCCCTTCACTTAGCTGCAAAGGCCCTTCATATCTTCAGTGTCTCTTGGTCGAATGATATAACTTGCTTCATAAAAAAG GATTTTGACAGGCTGCATAGACCTGGATGGCAATGCAAAGTGGGGACAGATTTTGGTTCCTTTGTGACGCACTACCATGGCTACTTCATCTACTTCTATATTGGCAGTCTTGCAATTCTGTGA